A window of Aeromicrobium sp. Root236 contains these coding sequences:
- the tkt gene encoding transketolase — MTSGTPSLEWTDLDKKAVDTVRLLAADAVQKVGNGHPGTAMSLAPVAYLHYQRLLRHDPTDPHWAGRDRFILSCGHSSLTQYIQLYLAGYPMTLDDLKSLRTWGSQTPGHPEYNHTPGVEVTTGPLGQGVANAVGMAMAARRERGLLDPSTAAGESPFDHRVYAIASDGDLQEGVSAEASSLAGVQKLGNLTLLWDDNRISIEDDTNVAFTEDVAARYEAYGWHVQTVDWTNGGTEYVEDVQALWEAYQAAEAVTDKPSFIRLRTIIAWPAPNAQNTGGSHGSALGEDEIKATKQLLGFDPDRSFIVDDDVIEHTRKARDRGVAEHESWQKRFDAWATGSPDGAALLERLSKRQLPDGWDADLPTYEADAKGVATRVASGEFLSAAVSQLPELWGGSADLAGSNNTTPKGEPSFLPPEHSTAKFQGDWYGRVLHFGIREHAMGAIMNGMVQHGLTRPYGGTFLVFSDYMRPAVRLAALQELPVTYVWTHDSIGLGEDGPTHQPVEHLAALRAIPGLDVIRPADANETVAVWRTLLGITNRPAALALSRQNLPTFPRGTDGWAPASDVAKGAYTLIDADGEPDVILVSTGSEVQIAVKAREQLAAEGISARVVSMPCREWFEQQDSSYRDSVIPPQLRARVSVEAGVALGWRDVVGDAGRIVSLEHYGASADYETLYDKFGITADAVVAAAKDSIAAAAGEPSAPFHARPAGPVGPGDNADVQSH, encoded by the coding sequence GTGACGTCCGGAACCCCCTCCCTGGAGTGGACAGACCTCGACAAGAAGGCCGTGGACACCGTCCGTCTCCTGGCCGCCGACGCGGTGCAGAAGGTCGGCAACGGCCATCCCGGCACCGCGATGAGCCTGGCCCCGGTGGCCTACCTGCACTACCAGCGCCTGCTGCGCCACGACCCCACGGATCCGCACTGGGCGGGCCGTGACCGCTTCATCCTGTCGTGCGGCCACTCGAGCCTCACGCAGTACATCCAGCTCTATCTCGCGGGCTACCCGATGACGCTCGACGACCTCAAGAGCCTGCGCACCTGGGGCAGCCAGACCCCCGGTCACCCCGAGTACAACCACACGCCCGGCGTCGAGGTCACCACAGGCCCCCTGGGCCAGGGCGTCGCCAACGCCGTGGGCATGGCGATGGCCGCCCGTCGCGAGCGCGGACTGCTGGACCCCAGCACCGCCGCCGGCGAGAGCCCCTTCGACCACCGCGTCTACGCCATTGCCTCCGACGGTGACCTGCAGGAGGGCGTCTCCGCCGAGGCGTCGTCGCTCGCGGGCGTCCAGAAGCTCGGCAACCTGACGCTGCTGTGGGACGACAACCGCATCTCGATCGAGGACGACACCAACGTGGCGTTCACCGAGGACGTCGCAGCACGCTACGAGGCCTACGGCTGGCACGTGCAGACGGTCGACTGGACCAACGGCGGCACCGAGTACGTCGAGGACGTCCAGGCCCTCTGGGAGGCCTACCAGGCCGCCGAGGCGGTCACCGACAAGCCGAGCTTCATCCGGCTGCGCACGATCATCGCCTGGCCCGCCCCCAACGCCCAGAACACGGGCGGCTCGCACGGCTCGGCTCTCGGCGAGGACGAGATCAAGGCGACCAAGCAGCTTCTCGGCTTCGACCCCGACAGGTCGTTCATCGTCGACGACGACGTCATCGAGCACACCCGCAAGGCCCGCGACCGCGGTGTCGCGGAGCACGAGTCGTGGCAGAAGAGGTTCGACGCCTGGGCGACCGGCTCCCCCGACGGCGCCGCACTGCTCGAGCGCCTCTCCAAGCGCCAGCTGCCTGACGGCTGGGACGCGGACCTTCCGACGTACGAGGCGGACGCCAAGGGCGTCGCGACCCGCGTGGCCTCGGGTGAGTTCCTGTCGGCCGCGGTGTCCCAGCTCCCCGAGCTGTGGGGTGGCTCGGCCGACCTCGCCGGCTCCAACAACACGACGCCCAAGGGTGAGCCGTCGTTCCTGCCGCCGGAGCACTCCACCGCCAAGTTCCAGGGCGACTGGTACGGCCGGGTGCTGCACTTCGGCATCCGTGAGCACGCCATGGGCGCGATCATGAACGGGATGGTCCAGCACGGGCTGACCCGTCCCTACGGCGGCACGTTCCTCGTGTTCAGCGACTACATGCGGCCGGCCGTACGCCTCGCCGCGCTGCAGGAGCTGCCCGTCACGTACGTCTGGACCCACGACTCGATCGGCCTCGGCGAGGACGGACCGACGCACCAGCCGGTCGAGCACCTCGCGGCCCTGCGCGCGATCCCGGGCCTCGACGTCATCCGGCCCGCCGACGCCAACGAGACGGTCGCCGTGTGGCGCACGCTGCTCGGCATCACCAACCGTCCGGCTGCCCTGGCACTCAGCCGGCAGAACCTGCCGACGTTCCCGCGCGGCACCGACGGCTGGGCGCCCGCGTCCGACGTCGCCAAGGGCGCCTACACGCTGATCGACGCCGACGGCGAGCCCGACGTGATCCTCGTGTCGACGGGCTCCGAGGTGCAGATCGCGGTCAAGGCTCGTGAGCAGCTCGCCGCCGAGGGCATCTCGGCGCGCGTCGTCTCGATGCCGTGCCGTGAGTGGTTCGAGCAGCAGGACAGCTCCTACCGCGACAGCGTCATCCCGCCGCAGCTCCGTGCCCGTGTCTCGGTCGAGGCCGGCGTGGCACTTGGCTGGCGCGACGTCGTCGGCGATGCCGGCCGCATCGTGAGCCTCGAGCACTACGGCGCCTCGGCTGACTACGAGACGCTCTACGACAAGTTCGGCATCACCGCCGACGCCGTCGTCGCCGCTGCCAAGGACTCGATCGCGGCTGCCGCCGGCGAGCCCTCGGCCCCGTTCCACGCCCGGCCGGCCGGACCTGTCGGTCCCGGTGACAACGCCGACGTCCAGTCACACTGA
- a CDS encoding ABC transporter permease, whose product MTNLDLSPSPGAAATPAMLRSQVAMELRLLSRNGEQLLLTLVIPLMLLVLGTHSNDVVDLGKGRSIDIITPGILALAVLSTSFTSLAIATGFERRYGVIKRLGASPLPRWGLMLGKIGAIAAVEIAQLTLLSVVGLLLGWQPHGGVTAFAQMVVLAVLGTAAFGSLGLLIAGTLRAEATLAVANLVYVVLLVGGGLLVPLSRYPEAARHVLELLPSGALGQGLRDTFAGNGPGAFSIVVLIVWAVCCGLGVSRTFKWE is encoded by the coding sequence ATGACGAACCTCGACCTCTCCCCCAGCCCGGGCGCGGCGGCGACCCCGGCGATGCTGCGCTCGCAGGTCGCGATGGAGCTGCGGCTGCTGTCGCGCAACGGCGAGCAGCTGCTCCTCACGCTCGTCATCCCGTTGATGCTGCTCGTGCTCGGCACGCATTCCAACGACGTCGTCGACCTCGGCAAGGGCCGGTCGATCGACATCATCACGCCGGGCATCCTCGCCCTCGCGGTGCTGTCGACGTCGTTCACGTCCCTCGCGATCGCGACGGGCTTCGAGCGCCGCTACGGCGTCATCAAGCGCCTCGGCGCCTCGCCGCTCCCGCGTTGGGGCCTGATGCTCGGCAAGATCGGCGCGATCGCCGCGGTCGAGATCGCCCAGCTGACCCTGCTGTCGGTCGTCGGTCTGCTGCTCGGTTGGCAACCGCACGGCGGCGTGACGGCGTTCGCCCAGATGGTCGTGCTCGCCGTGCTGGGCACCGCGGCGTTCGGGTCGCTCGGCCTGCTGATCGCCGGCACGCTGCGGGCTGAAGCCACGCTCGCCGTCGCCAACCTGGTGTACGTCGTGCTGCTCGTCGGCGGCGGCCTCCTCGTGCCATTGAGCCGTTATCCCGAGGCGGCGCGCCACGTCCTCGAGCTGCTGCCGTCAGGCGCTCTTGGTCAGGGCTTGCGCGACACGTTCGCCGGCAACGGGCCCGGCGCCTTCTCCATCGTGGTGCTGATCGTGTGGGCCGTGTGCTGCGGCCTCGGAGTCTCGAGGACGTTCAAGTGGGAGTGA
- a CDS encoding heme A synthase: MGVTQSLRTPQRADVERWAWAAVVANIVIVLTGGLVRLTDSGLGCPTWPRCTDSSFVPHRALGVHGVIEFGNRMLTYVLIAVVIATFVAVWRWAGTTRDLRRLAALIALGVPFQGVIGGITVLTDLNPWVVSLHMILSMLLVAASMLLVVRVRGTNHLAWPAYAKQVVLATYVVLWAAVYLGTMVTGAGPHAGDAEAPRNGLDPHVMSHVHAASVYLLVALTVAACVILRRTPAARIAGILLLVELAQGTIGFVQYLTDLPIALVAIHLVGAAALIAGGTRLLVTVVSSSSPLGTAAASRPVRPTRSR, encoded by the coding sequence GTGGGAGTGACACAGAGCCTTCGTACGCCTCAGCGCGCCGACGTCGAGCGCTGGGCCTGGGCGGCGGTGGTCGCCAACATCGTGATCGTCCTCACCGGCGGCCTCGTACGCCTGACCGACTCGGGCCTCGGCTGCCCCACGTGGCCGCGGTGTACGGACAGCTCGTTCGTGCCCCATCGTGCGCTCGGTGTGCACGGTGTCATCGAGTTCGGCAACCGCATGCTGACGTACGTGCTGATCGCGGTCGTCATCGCCACGTTCGTGGCGGTGTGGCGCTGGGCCGGCACGACGCGCGACCTGCGTCGTCTCGCCGCCCTCATCGCGCTCGGTGTGCCGTTCCAGGGCGTCATCGGCGGCATCACGGTGCTGACCGACCTCAACCCCTGGGTCGTGTCGCTGCACATGATCCTGTCGATGCTGCTCGTGGCGGCGTCGATGCTGCTCGTCGTACGCGTTCGGGGCACCAACCACCTGGCCTGGCCGGCGTACGCCAAGCAGGTCGTCCTCGCCACGTACGTCGTCCTGTGGGCCGCCGTCTACCTCGGCACGATGGTCACCGGCGCCGGACCCCACGCCGGTGATGCCGAAGCGCCACGCAACGGGCTGGACCCGCACGTCATGAGCCACGTGCACGCCGCCAGCGTCTACCTGCTGGTAGCCCTCACTGTTGCCGCCTGCGTGATCCTCAGGCGTACGCCTGCTGCGCGCATCGCCGGCATCCTGCTGCTCGTCGAGCTGGCGCAGGGCACGATCGGGTTCGTGCAGTACCTCACCGACCTGCCGATCGCACTGGTGGCGATCCACCTCGTGGGCGCCGCGGCCTTGATCGCTGGCGGCACGCGGCTGCTGGTCACCGTGGTGTCGTCGAGCTCACCCCTGGGAACCGCGGCTGCTTCTCGGCCGGTGCGACCGACCCGATCTCGCTGA
- a CDS encoding GNAT family N-acetyltransferase, which yields MAGASVRLTEPDDWADWRELRQRSLSEDPDAFSSSTAMWTGANDTEERWRARLADGPCFIAYVGERAVGMVAGRLVDGDAELISMWVAPEARRRGIGHALIQRVVEWAGGRPLGLRVMDGNVPAVTAYERQGFVLQDGVDHEGCRRMLRPA from the coding sequence GTGGCCGGTGCCTCGGTCCGCCTCACGGAGCCCGACGACTGGGCGGACTGGCGTGAGCTGCGGCAACGCTCGCTGAGCGAGGACCCCGACGCGTTCTCGTCGTCGACCGCGATGTGGACCGGTGCCAACGACACCGAGGAGCGCTGGCGGGCCAGGCTCGCGGACGGTCCATGCTTCATCGCGTACGTCGGCGAGCGTGCCGTCGGCATGGTCGCGGGGCGGCTCGTCGACGGCGACGCGGAGCTGATCTCGATGTGGGTGGCCCCGGAGGCGCGCCGTCGCGGGATCGGGCACGCGTTGATCCAGCGCGTCGTCGAGTGGGCCGGCGGACGGCCGCTGGGCCTGCGCGTCATGGACGGCAACGTCCCCGCCGTCACAGCGTACGAACGACAGGGCTTCGTGCTGCAGGACGGCGTCGACCACGAAGGTTGCCGCCGGATGCTGCGCCCGGCCTGA
- a CDS encoding heme o synthase has product MDVRRANGADVPTTPRFTDVLKSYVALTKPRIIELLLLTTVPVMFLAEQGVPSAWLVVATVVGGTLSAGSANALNCVVDADIDQLMRRTSRRPLPRHQVGTRGALWFGLALGVVSTVWLWTLVNPLSSMLALAANVFYVVGYTMILKRRTTQNIVWGGAAGCFPALIGWTAITNELAWAPVVLFMVVFFWTPPHFWSLAMRYREDYAAASVPMLPSVATSAEVAKQIVTYSWVMVGTSLLLWPITPTGWFYPAVAITLGIVFLVEAYDLKSRAVDTEDLAILKPMRLFHYSNAYLALLFVAAAVDPFLR; this is encoded by the coding sequence GTGGACGTGAGACGAGCCAATGGCGCTGACGTACCCACAACGCCGCGTTTCACCGACGTCCTGAAGTCGTACGTCGCGCTGACCAAGCCGCGCATCATCGAATTGCTGCTGCTCACGACCGTTCCGGTCATGTTCCTGGCCGAGCAGGGCGTGCCGTCGGCGTGGCTCGTCGTGGCCACCGTCGTCGGCGGAACGCTGTCCGCGGGCAGCGCCAACGCGCTCAACTGCGTCGTCGACGCCGACATCGACCAGCTCATGCGCCGCACGTCGCGCAGACCGCTGCCGCGGCACCAGGTCGGCACGCGTGGCGCTCTCTGGTTCGGCCTGGCCCTCGGCGTCGTCTCGACGGTCTGGCTGTGGACGCTCGTCAACCCGCTCTCGTCGATGCTGGCGCTGGCCGCCAACGTGTTCTACGTCGTCGGCTACACCATGATCCTCAAGCGCCGCACGACCCAGAACATCGTCTGGGGCGGCGCCGCCGGCTGCTTCCCCGCCCTCATCGGCTGGACCGCCATCACCAACGAGCTGGCCTGGGCGCCGGTCGTGCTGTTCATGGTCGTGTTCTTCTGGACGCCGCCGCACTTCTGGTCGCTCGCGATGCGCTACCGCGAGGACTACGCCGCTGCCAGCGTGCCGATGCTCCCGTCGGTCGCCACGTCGGCCGAGGTCGCCAAGCAGATCGTCACCTACTCCTGGGTCATGGTCGGCACGTCGCTGCTCCTGTGGCCCATCACGCCGACCGGATGGTTCTACCCGGCCGTCGCGATCACCCTGGGCATCGTCTTCCTCGTCGAGGCCTACGACCTCAAGTCCCGCGCGGTGGACACCGAGGACCTCGCGATCCTCAAGCCCATGCGGCTGTTCCACTACTCCAACGCCTATCTGGCGCTGCTGTTCGTGGCCGCTGCGGTCGACCCCTTCCTGCGCTAG